In one window of Fulvia fulva chromosome 5, complete sequence DNA:
- a CDS encoding putative prolyl 4-hydroxylase 4: MIEHLQVTRYLRSQHFGPHYDWLQDDVDRGNRETTFFATLEANCTSCGTYFPNLIYHWDYEDSRWCRIVDCSEKDGLTVNPIAGSALFWVNLHADGMGDERMLHAGLPVPDGSKTGLNIWTTRELVGGTEGSVA, from the coding sequence ATGATCGAGCATCTCCAAGTAACCCGCTACCTCCGCTCTCAACACTTCGGACCACACTACGACTGGCTCCAAGACGATGTCGATCGAGGCAACCGAGAGACGACCTTCTTCGCTACATTGGAGGCTAACTGTACGTCGTGCGGGACGTACTTCCCCAATCTCATATACCACTGGGACTACGAAGACTCACGCTGGTGTAGGATCGTGGATTGTAGTGAGAAGGACGGGTTAACGGTGAATCCTATCGCTGGTAGTGCGTTGTTTTGGGTCAATTTGCATGCGGATGGCATGGGAGATGAGAGGATGCTGCATGCCGGGCTGCCTGTACCGGATGGGTCTAAGACGGGCCTGAATATCTGGACCACAAGGGAGCTCGTCGGCGGGACTGAGGGGAGTGTTGCATAG